The following nucleotide sequence is from Thermococcus sp..
TGGAAGAGGATTGCAGCTTCCCTCTTCTTGAACTTGGCGAGCTTCTCCTCCAGCTCGACGTGGAGCTCCATCGTTCCGGCTATCGTTCTAACGGCCCCAGCGCCGACACCGTAGTCGAGGATTGCCCTTATAGCTGCATACCTGATTTCGGGATGTGCCGCAAGACCGAGGTAGTTGTTGGAGCACATGTTGAGAACTCTCTTTCCATCAACCACAACCCAAGGGCCCTGGGGGCTTTCGAGCTTCCTTATAGTCACGTAGAGGCCCTTCTCCTTAAGCTCCTGGAGCTCTTCCCTAATCCAGTCGAGCTTCCCCATGAGAACCACCGGTTGTAGTTGGACATCGAGGTATAAAAGTTTTGCACTGAACCGCTCAGTGCAGTCTGATTATGGCCGTGAGGAGCGTTAAAAGGGCGAGTGCGAGACTTCCGCCGATTTCCAGCCTGTAATCGTGCCTTTTCTCTGGGTATCTTTCGATTAGCTTAACCTCAATCCCAAAATCCATCGGCCCGGTAACGGCAATTGACAACCCCCAACCACGCTTCGAAAGGGGGTAAACCGGGGGAATCACCCCCGTGAAGAAGTCAAGGAACAGGTGACTGAGCCAGCCGAGGGCAAAGGCTAGAGGGTAGCCCCCGAGTAGAACTGCCACGAGAAGAGCAGGGAGGAACAGAAGGAGTGAGTGGAGGTACGAGCGGTGCTCTCCAGCCAAGACGTCGATGTCAGGGAAGAC
It contains:
- a CDS encoding metal-dependent hydrolase; translated protein: MDPLEHASVPSLVYLALSPEPSLVFLTALVVGAVFPDIDVLAGEHRSYLHSLLLFLPALLVAVLLGGYPLAFALGWLSHLFLDFFTGVIPPVYPLSKRGWGLSIAVTGPMDFGIEVKLIERYPEKRHDYRLEIGGSLALALLTLLTAIIRLH